ATATGGCCCTTTTTATtattgccaaaagggagagatggaaaggggcaaaaataatgggtaaaatgactttgtttaaaaataaatttgatgcttattgatagggagagccttcttaggcttaaccctatatttttgtttgtcgtatttgtcatcatcaaaaaaggggagaatgttgaccttataggtcatgcctgattttgattatgacaaatactcattgtatctaatgggtacttgagattttgtgcaggaacttaaattgtcaAATCATAATGCATATGGAAcgagtaaagcttgaagaccaaatttccaTTAAAGACCAAATTTTTTAtgttgtattataattcatttttgtaaagggtatgtaatagtaattagggcttttctgtatgtaataatcacacacatcatatgcatgttttaatacgtaagctcaaaatgctTATAAcacaaatgaccttagaaagaccttagggtttacccttcggtcgaccgacaccgaatttttttggtatcttcaaaaggacccaaaaatgactctaggacactcaccattgcacctatgaatgttaggcacttgaatagggtttgtgtgattcaaaacaggatcgaaatgcacactttgtgcactttcggtcgaccgaccttggcagttcattctgccccagtcAACCGAAACAAGTCTAGGTCAACGGTtaaccaaggtcctggtcgaccgaaccatggcAGTTCAAATcccccagtcgactgaacccttctgaggtcaacaatttgaccacctggtcgaccgagggtcctcgggagaagtcccaactatttggtcgactgaaccgttcagttcaaaatagcctggtcgaccgaacttcgaaaaaatgaaaaaattgccTCGAACATACTCCTCCGGTCGATCGATTccccagttcaaaaatggcccagttgaccgaaccatatgaacttcggtcgaccgaaatggtttctgattgaccggacctctcgggttgccctgatttttttactgtggtttaaatgttttaaacaaggttaaattaattaaaatgccattaattttttctaataatGACGGCTATGTCCCCAaaggtcataattcatggggtgtctatatataccccttcatttgggaaaattagtaacttgattagcatataaaatccaaatattttctctcaaaaaaaACTCTTATTACTATTCCTACTTTCTcaaaaaccactcatacttaccctcttctATTGTCAAAAGTCTTGGTAAGTTGATTGGGTGATTGTaatataggtttgctctccttgtttgattgtttgaatcaattttttcGATAACattacctaagtgttcttagggggcttttctcataagcctatcctaagaagactttgctaagcttctgagtattgcattcgtattgcaatatcttaggaagcttgtatttgtttttggcttgcaaaaatattttcaaacttactcaaatatcttgtggtatttatgttgacatatttgtgaaaagatatttgtgtttgtgatattaatctttgttgcaatatttattcaagtatacatcatttgctgaatacaaagattgcatatcccttgtaaaccaagcatatacactatttgcgtgattgacatattctgttATTTGGATTATTTGAAACTTTAGTGATATCGTTGTTtaagcaccttgattgagaacatattgaaatacaaagattgcttgttgacactctcacgtatgcattacactgatagaaaatacctttgagagttgaactatttagactacactgagcttacatattaaatcatttgtggtgtatgtgattgaacgcatttgggtacaaatctgctttatgtgaaagtatttttatattgtaccatttgattgtaaaatctgagtgattccaggcgtggcttgagggggtgatAATCtatcccggtaaggattgttgtaaaggttgaggtcagccctgtgctaattgacctaatttgtataggtgtcgctctacccggttaagtgagcaaatgataatggtaatccttgtgtttgttagccaagacggggacgtaggcaattggtcgaaccttgataacatttctgtgtgtcactcttaccttATTGTTTATTTGGTGCATgtattgttaattaaattgcttcatttaatttttgatatattatattactcgcactagattgatcatagggttgtgaacatactgctgttaggaggaatacctaggcgttaaattttaaaaataccaatttaccccccctccccctcttgggatcacggtaaagctaacatatttgagacttgattgacatctttgtttgagcaagTTGATTGAACATTTTGTGATACAAATATTATACTGagttgcactctcacgcactaattacattGATAGCGAATATATTTGAGaattgatatattaaaccacattgagttTACTTATAATATCTTATTGGTGGTGcatgtgattgcgcgtaactgggtacacatcaactttacttgaaagcataatcattgtaccgttTCATTGATTgatcaaatctattgtatttccaagcacgtgcctgaagagggagactagccctttgaaatagtcccgaattggcttagacccgattaggaaagctaggtgcaccatcctattaaggtataagttgaggtcagccctgtggtaattgacctagttgtaatcggtgtcgctccacccgttaagtgaacctttagtggaatcctcgggcttgcgagctaaaggcggggacgtaggcatagttggccgaatcccgatattATATCGTGTgtcttgtttatattttcgcacgttatttactacacatgtatgttatggtgtgaatgatgcgcttgatttactTTTTTGCACACTAtatttattggcgcatttggaattgcatagaaagatcctaggttgtattatacgggtatttcatttaacctaagagataaattttaaaattttaattcaccTCCCTTTTAGGAATACAGCAATTCTAACACCACTCCATTGTGCTATGGTGTATCTCTAACtatgaagtgtcgagcaatacctttaTCCTggcataccttcataaacgggtcactcttatattcaccaccattatctaatctgagccgtttaatctttctgccagtttgagtttcaactaattttttccacttaaggaaaatatcacacttgatttttatttttcatagaatacacccaaactcttctagaaaaatcattaacaaaagtgacaaaataatacataccacccaatgaagctatttttgtgggcccccatacatctgtatggatgtagtctaaaatagctttagtctggtggattgcagtgccaaatttcactctgtttttctttcccaaaatgcaatgctcacaaaattcaagtttgcatacctttgcacccttcaacaaacctcgcttaacTAATTGTTGTAAAGATTTTTCTTTTGCATGTGCCAATCACATATGCCACAACCTGGTTGTATCTGAGCCtgtatttttctaaaaaacaaCAActactgagccaataactgtactaccttgtaaataatacaagttatttttccttattcctttcatcactaccagcgcacctgatttaatctttaaggttccatctttcaaagtgataatgaACCCTTTACATTCTAAGGCatccaatgaaatcaaatttttctTTAGGCTTGGGACATACCCaacatcagtcaaggttttaatagttccatcttgacatttcaactatattgatcctattctagttgttttacaggtattatcatttcccataaaaaaaactccaccatctaattctttaAAATTATAACATCATTCCCTATttggacacatgtgataggaacaaccagaatccaaaatccactcaccaaaatagtGTGACGAacatgttccaacaagagaaaaatcagACTCACTTCCATCATTATTGGCTGTATTGGAATTAGAATGTGTTTTGTCCTTATTCTTTTGCTGTAATTTAAGGCAATCTTTCTTTCATTGTCCCTTCTTATGAAAAAAGAtacattcatctttagcaggtctcccacgagatttgcTCCTCCCATAATATTTACTtttccttccaggcatacgactctgagaatgtccccttattgttagtgcttctgctgtttccttatggaccctataatccttctttctgcatttagtactaatcaatgcaataCAAATAGCATCAAAAGTAAccttatctttcccatacaataaaatGGTGGTCAGATGGTCATAATCATCAGGGAGATagttcagtaacaatatgactttatcctcatctttcacctattcatccaaatttaacaaatcggacaaaattttagtgaaagcatttatgtggtcattaatcaaaatacctggttgatactggaagcgaaataatttctttttcaaatagagctgatttTCCAAGCTCTTGATCATAAatatatcttccaatgtcttccacaatttctttgcagatgtctccctcataacacaatatttcttatttttagcGAGACAtggacgaatcgtaccacatgtcTGACGATTGattttttcccaatctctgtcacccatatccacTAGtatatcatccaaagcaatatccaATTCCTACTGATAtaggatgtccatcacctcacattgccacatactaaagttattggtaccatcaaatttttCCACTTCAAatcgagcattagctatcgtctttgaaGATGATGTTGAAgtcgaaggggttggagttcgtatGGACatagtttcttctactgctgcactagtttctgtcatcttctatatattcaatagcaaccaacaaagcaaaaggcctacgatgaatagtacgtaccaattgtgtctactctgttttatcctatgaaattttacTTTGACCAGGCtaacctctagggagcgactgaactgcaatggtctctgagcactcgcttagacaagtcTTTCTAAGGCATCaaatgtggaatcaaggatcctaacagaggaacacctccgtatcgacactattcaacctagctctgatgcAAATTGTTGTgttgggcaccccacttgtgccaaacaccaatactacaactaatgttattgaaaatataaagaactaaAGCAAATgaagaaactaataataaaagacagtaaaaagaacaagataagaaTTTAACAAGGTTTGGTGcaaaattacctacgtcatcGGGTGCCGacaatcaatccactacttcttgacaaagtacaacttggaggtgtgttttacaaatggagagtagagctctttatatagcttcgaCCTCAAGTCTATAAAACACTTCTCacaaatgtgggacaaataaagaaaaaattcaaaacaacatttttaaacaatgtgaaactattctactaatgtgggacaaaaaacaacagtACCAACCACGCCATTAATGATCTCCATAATCTGACTCTCCATGCAGATTAGTACCTTGGCTCCAATCAGATTCAAGTGGGGAATGGTAAAAGCTTGTCAATCACTCATATTGGTTCCTCTCATCTCAAAGTTCTTGTTGCTAATTTTAAGCTTCAAAATATTCTGCATGTGTCTCATATTTCCAAGAATTTAGTTTCCATATCTCAATTTACTAGAGAAAATAATGTCTTTATTAAGTTTCATTCTAATTTCTTTTGTGTCAAGGACGAGCTCACATGGAGAACGCTGCACCACGACAAGACTAGAGGAGGTCTCTATCCACTCACTCCGTCCATTTCATCCTCACCTTCTATCCATACCTTGTCATCAGTTCATGTTTTGCTTGAAGTTTGGCATTCTCGGCTCTGGCATGCATCATATCCCACTGTGAAGCACCTCGTGTCTCAGTTTCATTTACCAATTTCATCCAATAAGCTTCCAGTAGTCCGTTTAGCATGTCAACAAGGCAAAATCCATAGGCTTCCCTTTGTTGCGTCGTCTTCAGTGTCTAAGAGTCCTTTAGAGTTATTGTTTgttgatgtttggggtcctaccCTGACTTTGTCAGTTGATGACTAAAGATATTATCTTTCAATTGTTGATCATTTTAGTAAATTCTTATAAGTCTTTCCTATTGCAAGAAAATCTTATGTTCTTGCTATTTTTCGTGCCTTTCAAATTCATAGTGAACGCCAACTAAATAGCAAAATCAAAGCTGTCCAAATCGATGGTGGAGGTGAATTTTGacctcttcataaatattttagggaaactGGTATTCGTCATCGAATCACATGTCCTCATACTTCTGCTCAGAATGGTACTGTTGAACACTGCCACCGCCAAGTGGTTGAGACAAGCTTATCTCTCCTTTCTCACTCGGTTGTACCTCACTTATATTGGGCTGATGCTTTTTTTACTGCTTGCTATTTAATCAATCGTCTTCCTAGCACATCTATTTGTATACAAAGTCCTTTTCAGAAATTATTTAATCACACTCTGGATTATACACTTCTCCGCACTTTGGATGTGCTTGTTGGCCTTTTCTTCAACCTTTCAACAAACATAAAATGGATTACAAGTCTAGGTTGTGTATCTTTCTTGGCTATAGTCCTTCTCATCGGGGCTTCAAGTGTTTGGATTTCcattcaaaacaaattttcatcTCCCGACATGTCTTATttgatgaaaaatattttcctttttctaaacACCTTTTTTCCTCTATTTACTCAAGTCCCGATCCTTCTAATTTGAATGTCTTGCCAACCTCCTCTTTTTCCTCCAATTTAGTTCAACCCTTGTCTTCAATTCCCTTATGGGTCTCTTTGCATTTATCTCCTATCCAACAAGTGTATTCTCGTACTTTGCCTACCAATGATGTGTCAAACTCTCATGCTTCCACTCCTACGGTTGAGTCTTCTTCCAATTCTCCACCATCATTTCCCACCAATAACAATACCTTATCTCCTCCTTTAGCTACCTCTCCACATGTCAGTCAGACAATGTCCTCTTCAAGTTTGGCTATGCAACATGCTCCTATGTCTCGAGCTTATCCAATGGTCACAAGGTCTCAGAATGTTATTTTCCAACCCAAGACATTCATAGATGGCATAGTTAAGTATCCTCTTCCTAAGGCGCTTCTAGCTCTTCACTTTGATATTCCATATGCTCCTACGTGCTTCATTAAGACCGCCAAATACCTTGAATGGCATGCTACCATGGATCTTCAATTTACGGCTCTAATGAAAAAAGGGAGTTGGTCATTAGTCCCTCGCCGACCTAAGATGAATATTGTTGGTAACAAATGGGTTCTCTGTTGCAAGTTTAATTCTGATGGCTCTCTTAATCACAGGAAGGCACGCCTTGTAGCTAAGGGCTTTCATCAAGTTCCAGGCATTGACTTTTTTGAGACTTTTAGTCCTATGGTTAAGCCCTGCACCACACGGCTTGTACTCGCCCAGGCAATTTCCAAAAATTGGTCAATTCGCCAATTGGATATTAATAACACATTTCTTCACAAGCGCTTATCTAAGGCGGTCTATAAGGTGCAACCCCCGAGTTATGTTCATCTGAGTCTTCCAGATCATGTCTTCCAGATCAAGTAAGCAATCATTTGACAAATATCGCCTTGAGAAAATTTCCTAGTTGTTCTAGCAAGCGAAAGCCCACCAATGTGAGTCACAAATATTACTTTTCTAGGCTACTAACATAATTAATGTACCCCTTAAATGCGTGATTTTTTGCCTTGCGATGGACGACACAAGGAAATGAATAAGAATATTCCAAGTATGGATTGACCAAGAAAGGAAGGGTATAACACTTTGTGATTGACTAAAACTAAGGCCATGATTTACAATTGCTCATTTATAAGCATTATAAGTAACTAATTGGAGCAATCGTAGGGGGTATTGATTGTGCCATCATTGTGCACCTCCTCAAAATCTAATGGTGATCATTCAGTCAAGATAGTTGCCTTAAAAAAGAGGTCATACAAGCAAGTTGAATCACATTTTGTCTAGTCACCCTAATGACTGAATGGAGAATGCCTAGAAAAGGTGTAAGTCAACACTGAAGGTGAGACCAAATCGCCTAATAGATAAAATGCTTATCAAAAGGCAACACAAAAATTATAAGTAGTCATTCAAGCAACATAGGCCATGTAGTCATCAGGCGAAGATGGTCACCTAAGTCATCAGGCAAAGTTCGCACATTATTAGACAACAAGGTAAATAAGCATTAGGCAACCATGTCAACTATAATAAATCGAACATTTAATGTTATGAAACGATCCCAACATATGATCaagttttaaatattttagaaaCATCATTTATTATtaggatttattatttttaatttatgctCGTAACAATAGAATTAATGTAGGTTTGACCCAAGAAGGATATAAACACGTATAATGGTTATTGTAAAAAGATCTCCAATTCAACTCAACAACATCATGCAATAATCAAACGCTAAATAGGTCATAGTGTCTTTTGTCTCTCTTATCTTTTATCTCTTTCTATCTCATTTTCTCCTCCGCTTAATCTCTACTGTCTCTATCTCTCTTTGCTTCTTCTAATCTAAGTCTTTTGACCTTCTTCTTTTCTCCATCCTTATACAATTTTTACTATTCTTACCATCCCTATCCTTACACGTTTGATGGGATTTGGCACAACGAGCTCCTTCACAAACAATGCACCATCTATCCACCTAAATCTACACTATTCCTTAAAAGGTGTTTACTTTTTTATCAAACAATTGTATAAAGAAATCCTTAGATTTCTATAGTATTCTAAATAGACAGGGAGATAAATGCAAGACGTTCATTGCTTTTAGACAATCCTGAAGTAAATGTAGAATACTTTTAATATCACTATGACAACAATCATAGTCTCCCAAACTCATAATCTCTATTCGTGTATAATTCTCATTTTTATGAGAAGACATGATGGGCACGGAAATAAAGGTTTCAAATTTCCGACTATCTTTTGTTTACAAATCCTAAATCAATCTTCTCCAATTGCTATGAAATTTGTTCACCCATAATTAAGCTTCATTTTTATATTATGTATTTCATTCTTTGCATTAGACCAAAATGAGAGTTTTTTTTCTTTCACCTTATATGGATAATGAAATGACTATAATAAAAGTCTTTAAATTCAATTGAATTTCTAAAAATAAGTCTTTATCGAACTTGGgagactttaaatttaaatttatttgaatccaaacaaaatttaatatagaaatatgttaaactttattcaaattcacaaaaattcaaattaaattcaaaattcatactcaaaatacaacaataaaattatatttttaatttctaaagaTAAGGCATCAACATATCAAAAAAATCAGTGCTAATTTTTATACTTATACTTAATTGACACATTTAATTATTGACTCTTTTTACTTGTATACAATTTTAATTGTGAATAATTTATCTATTTTTAAAAGCATTAAAGCAGATCATCGTCGTTTTACTGCAAGCGGTACACGGTGTCAATTTTTGTAGCCAATAgcccctttttattttttaaattaagctGCCGTGCGTCCATTGTTCGACGAACAGGGTATCAAATATCAATGGTGTCTCGCCTAACCAATGTTGAAGCTTCTCCCGCTGAACTGCAAACTCATATTCCCCAAGAATTCTCCCCTGATTATCTCAAGATCGAATACATGTTCTTCCTCACtgccttcttcttcctcctcggCTTCACATTCGACTCCATCAATCTCTAATCTCACAAAAACTATACTCAACTGCAGAAGTCCCAGACAGGCACTCGAGTTCTTCCAATGGGCTTCTAAACGAGTACACGTAGCCAAGAGCCCTCAGCTCTATTCCGCGATCATTCATGTCTTAACCGGGGCCAAATTGTATACCACAGCCAGGTGTTTGATGAAAGACCTCATCCGAAACCTCCGAAAGTCTCGTAAACCCGACCATGTCTGTTTATCGGTGTTCAATGTGCTCAACAATCGATTAGAAAGCTTTAAAGTCAGTCCCAATGTGTCGGGAGTTCTAATTATTGCGTTTTCTGAAATGGGTCTTGTTGAAGAAGCGTCTTGGGTTTATTACAAGATTGGCAGATTGCCAGCGATGCAGGCTTGCAATGCGTTCTTAGATGGCTTGCTCAAGAAAGAGATGTTCGATTCAATGTGGGAGATTTATGGGGACATGGTCTCTCGTGGGGCGTCGCCAAATACGGTTACTTATGGCATATTGATCGACGGGTGTTGCAGGACGGGGGAAATTTCGAGAGCACGAAAGTTGTTCGATGAAATGGCTGAAAAGAGGGTTGAACCAAATGTTGTTATCTATACAATTTTTATACGTGGTCTGTGCAGTGAGGGTAAAATTTTGGATGCAGACAGCTGGTTTTGTTCAATGAGGAAATCTGGCGTGCTTCCAAATCTGTACACTTACAATACTCTGATTGATGGGTACTGCAAGATGGCCAATATAAAAGAAGCTCTTGGCTTGTATAGGGAAATGTTAAGTGATGGCGTGGAGCCAGATGTTATTACGTTCGGTATCCTAGTTGACACCCTCTGCAAAGTGGGTGAATTGATAGCAGCCAAGAGCCTTTTGGTTTTTATGGCCAAGTTTGGCGTTGCTCCCAACATATTTGTATATAATTGTTTGATTGATGGCCATTGTAAAGCAGGGAACCTGTCGGAAGCATTGGATTTGCATTTAGAGATGGAAATTTTTTACATTTTGCCCGATGTTTTTACATACAGTATACTTATTAAAGGCCTTTGTGGTGTGGGTAGAGTGGAAGAAGGGGATGCACTGTTGCAAAAAATGCAGAAAGATGGAGTTACTGCAAATTCTGTGACATACAATACACTAATTAATGGCTACTGTAAACAAGGAAGCATCAACCAGGCTTTGGATGTTTGTTCTCAAATGACAGAAAAGGGTATAGAGCCCAATGTCATCACCTTCTCTACCTTGATTGATGCTTACTGCAAGGCTGGGAACATGGATTATGCCACGGGATTATACTCAGAAATGATAATCAAAGGCCTGGCGCCTGACGTGGTTACCTACACAACCATGATTGATGGGCACTGTAAAAATGGTAACACAAAACAAGCTCTTCGACTGCATAAGGAGATGCTAGAGGTAGGCCCCCCTCCTAATGTTTTCACTCTTAGTTGTTTGACTGATGGACTGTGCAAGGATGGAAGGACTTGGAGTGCAGTTGAGCTTTTCTTTAACAAAACTACATCTAGTTCATCTGTCAGTGAGATGGATGAATTGAATAGCCAGTCTTGCACCCCAAATGTTGTAACGTATACAGCTTTAATTCAAGGTTTGTGCAAAGATGGGCGGATTTTTAAAGCCAGTAAATTCTTCACGGATATGAGATGTTATAGCTTGACACCAGATGTGATCGCTTGCACTATCATTTTACAAGCACATTTCCGAGCAAAGCATATGCTTGATGTGATGATGTTGCAGGCTGATATGCTAAAGATGGGCATCATGCCAAATGCGGTCCTATACCAGGTCTTGGCTCAAGGTTATGGAGAAAATGGAGATGTCAAATCAGCTTCCAGGTGTTCTGAGGATTTATCAATgttagaaaatgatttgaatcGGGAGTTTCTGTAACAAGACATTTTTCTTGGTGATATGAGGCAACAGTTCGCGACTAATCTGAACCATAAAACAACTTGTGGGTGGAAATCCTCTAAATAGAGGTTTTTTAAGAAATGTTGAACATTCTTTTTTCAAAGAGCTTGAGAAATGGAAAAATGGTGTGGATGCTGCAACATTGATGTTCCTCTTGCCAAGTCTGGAAGCAATGGTTGTGTCAATAGCCTCCATGGTGACCTTGTAAAATCTCTTGTACCTGAGACAGCGCTGCCTCTTTTTCTGTGGAACAAAATGCATATTCAACCATTTCTTGAAGAGGTATTGATTAAAGGGAAAAAAGCCTAGTTGATTTGGCCCCAACCGTGGGCTCGTGATGTTAGCTGCTTGATTGACTGCTTAGGGTTGATTTTTTCCCCCTCGGTACCATGTGGGgtcaattttttagaaaattcattttttctctctttttttttcaaaataaaaaagttgGCTACTTAAGTTGGTTTTGGGAAAGGAAGTCTTGTAATACCGTCACCCCAGCTGGATTTTGAAATGTGGATAAGGTTATGTAGATTATTTGAAGTCCAAATCAAATAAGAATTTTGAATACTTCTTGTTTAGCCAAAATTCCAGCCACTTTTTTTATGAATCAGATTATAATATGTTGAACTAAGCCTACATACGGTTTGGATCTCTCTTTTACAAGAAATAGTGCTGCTCTTGGTGAATTGGACTTGGGAGAATGGATTTTATGCTTTTGTTTGTTGTGAATAAAGGCTCAATACAGACATTTGCAAAAATGTGGGGATATCAAGAACTGCCTGAAGGTTATTTGACCACGTCAAGAAGAAAGATATAGCAATTTGGACATCCATTATTGTCAGGCATGCACTCCCTAGACAAGCCAAAGAAGCTCTCAAACTTATTGCGCAAATGAAGCAAATATGGGTACGATTTCCAATCACAGAATGGTGGTCATAGGAGTTTTTTGTTTCTCCCTAAGGATATTATGTTCTTGGGAGTTTTAATAACTTGCAGCCATTATGGGATGGTGGAAGGGACAATACAATTCGAAAGCTTGCATGATGAATATTGTTCGAAGGCTGGGCTTCTTACTTCGGCTGCATGGTGGATCTATAATGCCAAGCTGGGCCCCTTGAAGAAGCTTGTCAGTTCATTTTGCAAATGCCAATGCATGCCAAATACATGGTGTGGCAAACGTTGCTAGGGGCAAGCAGCCTCTATGGAAACCTTAAGCTTGGTACAGCAGTTCACTTACCATGTCCAATATGTTCACTGCCAGAGGCATGTGGGGCTAGAAGATGATCGTTAGAGATCAAATGAAGTGGGTGCTGGAGGACTCCTGGCATCTACTggtatcatccttttgagtgctAAGATTTATGAGGTTCTTCAGCACATTATAACCATGAATCCTAAGGCTACTCTCCCGCAACTTCAATCCTTGCTGAATGCTAATCAAAGCTAGAAAATCTGTCCAAATGAGTAAGATTGTTGCCATTTGTAACATATCCAAGTCAAATGTCTCTTGAATTGGCCATCACATAAATGATTCATTAAAATGCAAAACCTTACGGGTGAAAATTTAACACCCTATTTGGAATGGATTCACAGGATCCTCTGAAGTGAACTGAACCAATCACACCATTATAACTTTGACATACCATTTAGTTTCTGCATTCTTTTTGTTGTCCCAACTGGACTCAC
The Malania oleifera isolate guangnan ecotype guangnan chromosome 13, ASM2987363v1, whole genome shotgun sequence DNA segment above includes these coding regions:
- the LOC131146981 gene encoding pentatricopeptide repeat-containing protein At5g61400, which encodes MLKLLPLNCKLIFPKNSPLIISRSNTCSSSLPSSSSSASHSTPSISNLTKTILNCRSPRQALEFFQWASKRVHVAKSPQLYSAIIHVLTGAKLYTTARCLMKDLIRNLRKSRKPDHVCLSVFNVLNNRLESFKVSPNVSGVLIIAFSEMGLVEEASWVYYKIGRLPAMQACNAFLDGLLKKEMFDSMWEIYGDMVSRGASPNTVTYGILIDGCCRTGEISRARKLFDEMAEKRVEPNVVIYTIFIRGLCSEGKILDADSWFCSMRKSGVLPNLYTYNTLIDGYCKMANIKEALGLYREMLSDGVEPDVITFGILVDTLCKVGELIAAKSLLVFMAKFGVAPNIFVYNCLIDGHCKAGNLSEALDLHLEMEIFYILPDVFTYSILIKGLCGVGRVEEGDALLQKMQKDGVTANSVTYNTLINGYCKQGSINQALDVCSQMTEKGIEPNVITFSTLIDAYCKAGNMDYATGLYSEMIIKGLAPDVVTYTTMIDGHCKNGNTKQALRLHKEMLEVGPPPNVFTLSCLTDGLCKDGRTWSAVELFFNKTTSSSSVSEMDELNSQSCTPNVVTYTALIQGLCKDGRIFKASKFFTDMRCYSLTPDVIACTIILQAHFRAKHMLDVMMLQADMLKMGIMPNAVLYQVLAQGYGENGDVKSASRCSEDLSMLENDLNREFL